The Planktothrix agardhii NIES-204 genomic interval CTTTAGGTGGGATGGGGAATTGATTATGGCAAAGCGTACTCAATTAGTTCTGACCAAAGATGTGCTGTTACTGAAAAAGAATTAGCAGAATTGATTCAACAAGCAACGGGTCAAGAAGTTGATCGTCGGGAAATTACTCTCACCAGTATCAGTAAATTAGGAACCTATAAAGCCAATATTAAGT includes:
- the rplI gene encoding 50S ribosomal protein L9, producing the protein MGWGIDYGKAYSISSDQRCAVTEKELAELIQQATGQEVDRREITLTSISKLGTYKANIKLHSDVTADVEVEVVSL